One Nitrospirota bacterium genomic region harbors:
- a CDS encoding efflux RND transporter permease subunit, with translation MWLANTSIRRPVFATMVILALVVFGVVSYPRIGLDLFPKVDFPMVNITATLKGASPEIMDIDVTDKIEEAINTINGVKTIASTSIEGVSIVMVEFVLERNIDLAVQDVREKISVIRGKLPKDIDEPIIEKVDPDAVPVLWLGLTGERSVRDLSTYADEVLKEQLQKINGVGAIRVAGLRLRQARVWLDRKRLDAYQTTANDVMRSLQRENVELPGGRIESLRKEYTVKIKGEFPTVDAFNDLIVTYRNGAPVRLRDIGRVEDGMEEKRSIARFNGISAIGLGVQKQSGTNTVEVIDRVKKELKNIRKTFPPGIELNISFDQSTFIKRSIREVQHHLIYGGILAVLVVLLFLRNIRSTLISAVAIPTSIISTFTLINVFGFTFNNMTMLALSLSIGILIDDAIIVIENIHRHIERGMKPMEAASFATSEIGLAVMATTFAIVAIFLPVAFMKGIIGRFFMHFALTVVFAVMVSLFVSFTLTPMLASRYLRSQKSEVRSQKSEKLRTPNSELKHSLLSRIPNMLEKWYKKVESLYRELLKIALNHRKTVIILATTIFVLSLGLIKFLGKEFVPPEDQNRFIVRLEAPIDYSVDEVDRLFKQAEDFIRSLPEVKTAFYAQGFGLSREINKAGMFIALKPKAERKKSQEQIMSEVRRRFRTIPGLKGTAEYIALVGGGQRTVPIQYSIRGRDLKGLEMAMRSVVEEFSKIPGVVDIDTSLETGKPEVRVLINRDKAADLGVDVESIAETVNILIGGEVDVTKFKDETRGRRYDVRVRLNPEDRINPEDIGRLYIRANDGKLAELSNIVRIQEGGGPNIINRVDRQRAITLFANLEKKPLGEAKAELDAISAKMLSPDYSGRYKGMADIMGESFGYLLFALILGVIIAYMVLASQFESFIHPFTVLLSLPLSIIGALGALLITGKTLNVFSFIGIILLMGLVKKNAILLVDYTNTLRSRGMEKTEAILTASPVRLRPILMTTFAIVFGMLPVALGVGEGAETRSPMAIAVIGGLLTSLFLTLVVVPVVYSVLDDLQAKFKKKSEVD, from the coding sequence GCATCCACAAGCATTGAGGGTGTCTCTATCGTAATGGTCGAGTTCGTCCTTGAAAGGAACATAGACCTTGCAGTGCAGGATGTCAGGGAAAAGATATCTGTCATAAGAGGAAAACTCCCAAAGGATATAGATGAGCCTATTATTGAGAAGGTTGACCCTGATGCAGTGCCTGTTCTCTGGCTCGGACTTACAGGAGAAAGATCTGTCAGAGATCTTTCTACATACGCGGATGAGGTATTGAAGGAGCAATTACAGAAAATAAACGGCGTAGGTGCTATAAGAGTAGCCGGACTCAGATTAAGACAGGCACGTGTATGGCTTGATAGGAAAAGGCTTGATGCCTACCAGACAACTGCTAACGATGTCATGCGATCACTCCAGAGAGAAAATGTAGAGCTCCCAGGAGGAAGGATAGAAAGTCTCAGGAAAGAATATACTGTAAAGATAAAGGGAGAATTCCCGACTGTGGATGCCTTTAATGACCTTATAGTCACATACAGAAATGGTGCTCCAGTGAGATTGAGGGACATAGGCAGGGTTGAAGATGGAATGGAAGAGAAACGCTCTATTGCACGGTTCAATGGCATATCTGCCATAGGTCTTGGAGTGCAGAAGCAGTCAGGAACGAACACAGTCGAGGTTATAGATAGGGTAAAGAAAGAACTTAAAAATATCAGGAAGACCTTTCCTCCAGGTATAGAACTCAACATAAGTTTTGACCAGTCTACATTTATCAAGCGATCCATCAGAGAAGTTCAACACCATCTCATCTATGGGGGTATCCTTGCAGTTCTCGTGGTTCTACTATTTCTGAGAAACATAAGAAGCACCCTGATAAGTGCTGTAGCCATTCCTACTTCAATTATATCAACCTTCACCCTGATAAATGTATTCGGCTTTACCTTTAACAATATGACGATGCTTGCCCTCTCATTATCTATTGGGATACTTATTGATGATGCAATCATCGTCATAGAGAATATCCACCGTCATATCGAAAGGGGTATGAAGCCGATGGAGGCTGCTTCATTCGCTACATCTGAGATAGGACTTGCAGTAATGGCGACAACCTTTGCCATAGTTGCAATATTTCTGCCTGTTGCCTTTATGAAGGGGATAATAGGGAGATTCTTTATGCACTTTGCCCTCACGGTTGTCTTTGCCGTGATGGTGTCACTATTTGTTTCCTTTACACTTACACCAATGCTGGCATCACGCTATTTAAGAAGTCAGAAGTCAGAAGTCAGAAGTCAGAAGTCAGAAAAACTCCGAACTCCGAACTCTGAACTAAAACACTCCTTGCTTTCTCGTATTCCTAATATGCTTGAAAAGTGGTATAAAAAAGTCGAGTCCCTTTACAGAGAACTTTTGAAGATTGCCCTTAATCATAGAAAGACGGTAATTATTCTTGCAACAACGATTTTTGTCCTAAGTCTTGGACTTATAAAGTTTCTTGGAAAGGAATTTGTCCCACCAGAGGATCAGAACAGGTTTATTGTTAGACTTGAGGCACCTATAGATTACTCGGTTGATGAGGTTGACAGGTTATTTAAACAGGCTGAAGATTTCATAAGGAGCCTTCCAGAGGTAAAGACAGCCTTTTATGCACAGGGTTTTGGCTTGAGCAGAGAGATAAACAAGGCAGGCATGTTTATAGCTCTTAAGCCAAAGGCTGAAAGGAAAAAGAGCCAGGAACAGATAATGTCAGAGGTAAGGAGAAGATTCAGGACTATTCCAGGATTAAAAGGAACAGCTGAGTATATCGCCCTTGTTGGAGGTGGACAGAGAACGGTTCCGATACAGTATAGCATAAGGGGCAGGGATTTGAAGGGTCTCGAGATGGCTATGAGGTCTGTAGTTGAGGAGTTTTCAAAAATCCCCGGAGTTGTTGACATAGACACCTCTCTTGAGACAGGAAAACCAGAGGTCAGGGTACTTATAAATCGGGACAAAGCCGCTGATTTAGGTGTTGATGTTGAAAGTATTGCAGAGACCGTAAATATCCTCATAGGAGGAGAGGTTGATGTGACAAAGTTCAAGGATGAAACGAGGGGAAGACGATATGATGTAAGAGTGCGGCTCAATCCGGAAGACAGGATTAACCCTGAAGACATTGGTAGGCTTTACATAAGGGCAAATGACGGAAAACTTGCCGAGCTCTCGAACATCGTAAGGATACAGGAAGGAGGGGGACCGAATATAATAAACAGGGTTGATAGACAGAGGGCAATAACGCTCTTTGCAAACCTTGAGAAAAAACCACTTGGAGAGGCAAAGGCTGAACTCGATGCCATCTCAGCAAAGATGCTCTCACCGGATTACTCAGGAAGGTATAAAGGGATGGCAGACATAATGGGAGAATCCTTTGGCTATCTTCTGTTTGCCCTGATACTTGGAGTAATTATCGCTTATATGGTACTGGCATCCCAGTTCGAAAGTTTTATCCACCCATTCACCGTGCTTCTCTCTTTGCCCCTATCTATCATAGGTGCTCTCGGAGCACTTCTGATTACAGGAAAGACACTCAATGTCTTCAGTTTTATTGGAATAATCTTGCTCATGGGTCTTGTCAAAAAGAATGCAATACTGCTTGTGGATTATACAAATACACTCAGGAGTCGTGGGATGGAAAAGACAGAAGCTATACTTACAGCCTCTCCAGTAAGGCTGAGACCAATCCTTATGACAACATTCGCTATTGTCTTCGGGATGCTCCCTGTTGCTTTAGGGGTCGGAGAAGGTGCTGAGACCCGCTCTCCTATGGCTATTGCAGTCATAGGAGGACTCCTGACATCACTATTTCTTACCCTTGTTGTTGTCCCTGTTGTCTATTCAGTGCTCGACGACCTTCAGGCGAAGTTCAAGAAGAAGTCTGAAGTGGATTGA